One window of Trichomycterus rosablanca isolate fTriRos1 chromosome 2, fTriRos1.hap1, whole genome shotgun sequence genomic DNA carries:
- the jazf1a gene encoding juxtaposed with another zinc finger protein 1a: protein MAGVAAASFFSNACRFGGCGLHFDSLAELIAHIEDNHIDTDPRVLEKQELQQPTYVALSYINRFMTEAARREQENQKKKVQPKLSLSVTGSVNRNNTSTPPRHSNGSLTPPVTPPITPSSSFRSSTPTGSECDEEEVEYEDSDSDDSWTTESAISSESILSSMCMNGGDEKPFACPVPGCKKRYKNVNGIKYHAKNGHRTQIRVRKTFKCRCGKSYKTSQGLRHHTINFHPPL from the exons ATGGCGGGCGTCGCGGCAGCGTCCTTCTTCTCGAACGCCTGCCGGTTCGGCGGCTGCGGGCTGCACTTCGACTCTCTGGCCGAGCTCATCGCTCACATCGAGGATAATCACATCG ACACCGATCCGAGAGTGCTGGAGAAACAAGAGCTACAACAGCCCACATATGTTGCtctgagttacattaacag atttaTGACTGAAGCTGCACGTAGGGAGCAGGAGAACCAGAAAAAGAAAGTGCAACCGAAATTGTCACTGTCAGTCACTGGAAGTGTGAACCGTAACAACACGTCCACACCCCCGCGTCATAGCAACGGCAGTCTGACCCCGCCTGTGACTCCGCCCATAACTCCTTCATCTTCCTTCCGCAGCAGCACACCCACAG GCAGTGAATGTGATGAAGAGGAGGTGGAGTATGAGGACTCAGACAGTGATGACTCGTGGACCACAGAGAGTGCGATAAGCTCCGAGTCCATCCTGAGCTCCATGTGTATGAATGGAGGAGACGAGAAGCCGTTTGCATGTCCAGTGCCTGGCTGCAAAAAGAGATACAAA AATGTGAACGGTATAAAATATCATGCCAAAAATGGACACAGGACGCAGATTCGCGTGAGGAAGACCTTTAAGTGCCGCTGTGGGAAAAGCTACAAAACCTCTCAAGGGCTTAGACACCATACCATCAACTTCCACCCCCCACTGTGa